ACGTACTTCGGCTATTTCCTCATGGGCGAATTCTCTGCCACGATATCTGACCGCCATCTCCATTCATCATGTTGTACCATAGATGGCAACCAGAACGCAAGTAGTTTTTTCGTGTCACCACGCCTCACTGAAGGGTTACATGGCTACTATTATTCTCGTTGACCGCATAGGCGTAAACAGCCGAATTGAGAGCATGGCAAAAGATGTACATGGTACAATTATTCAAATGAGTGCGGGATATTGGCCGAGACAAGTTGCCCAAGTATTGAACAAAACATTTGGATTTAAGCACGAGCTGATTCACATGGACGACAGCAATACAGAAAAATATTTGCGCAAAGCCATTCGGAAAGTTCCTTTAGAGCAATTTATCGGACTGTCCGAAAACTTTAGAAATCAGTATGTGAGAGAAGAACAACCGCAATTCAATGTGCTCGACGAAAATTTTGAAGACGACGAATGAGCAACAAATATTAGGTGATTTCGGGGACACTGGAATTCCGGAGACATTATATCGAATTCCCCGGATTATGTATGGTACGCAAAGGGGAATTTGATTTGCATGGTTATGGGCGTATCTTTTAATCGAATATCTGATTTTTGTAGCACAGTTTTCATAGATTGATTTTATTATATTCTTTATTATGATACAAGAAAACTTTATTGAGGATTATTATTTCTGTTATCCCGCAAAATAAGAGTAAGAATGTTAATGGCTCCGGTACCTGGGTTATTGTCTCTGTTGGAGTAGCAATAAAACCATGGTCGCCATTTCCCCAGTACCTTCCAACGATTTGTCCGGCATTATTTACTCCATGGGCTGAGCTCCATACTGCGCCAGGATAATCTATCGTATTAAAAGAATAATTTGATGCAAAGCAGTATGGTGGAGCATAGTTCAGTATCAGGATAATTATAAAACACACTATTAATCTTACAGGTCTTATATTCATTTTCAGTGTCATAAGCCCTCCCATGGTTATTGTTATGATGGCGATTAAATCATAAGTCAGGGACAACCATTGGTCAGTGTGACTCGATAGAATCTTTCCTGATTTTTATCATATAACTTCTGCAAATCTTGTATAATATAATACCCATGCTGAAACGTCTTTTGACAGGGCTTATCCTTGTAACCTACTTGTTTTTAACCCTGTCAGGGAAAATGTACCTGATATAACTTATTTAAATAACTACGGCCGTGCCCCGCCTGCATAGCATTTCCTTATTTCTAAATCAAATCATATTTTAATTAATTTCAGGCTTTCAATTTTATATTTTGATAACCCTATGGCTATGTGCGGAGCTTACAAATGAAAAAGTATATGTTTTTTATATTTTCAGCTTTATTGACCCTGTTAATCTATAGTTCAAAGGCCCTTGCAGCAGGGGAGTGCGGTCTGTCATGTTGTCTTGCAGGTGCTGCAACTTCAGGGGTGACGCTTGCAGGGAGATTTGGTCTTTCGGTAAAATCACTTCTCCCGCTTATCCAGAAGCGATGCCGGGTTTACCCTGGCACCGTTAAGTCTCATCCCCCAGTGCAGATGCGGGCCTGTGGCCCTGCCGGTACTTCCAACCTTTCCGATGACCTCTCCCTTTTTGATGGGCTGTCCCTCTTTTACAAGGATGTCCGAGAGATGAAAATACATGGAAAATAATCCAAGCCCATGGTCAATAACAATACTCTTTCCGCTGAAGAAGTGTTCACCGGTAAATATAACCCTGCCATGATTGGCTGCACTTATGGGTGCCCCCCCGGATGCAGAAATATCCACGCCGCTATGCGGCTTCCTCGGCTCCCCGTTGATAATCCTTCTCAAACCGAAGTCCTCCGATAGTTCACCCTCAACCGGCAGAATAAAATTCCCCTGCCAGAGATGTCCCTCTGTGATGATTCCCCAAATCTTTGCTATCTCCTCTTCTTCGAGCTTTATCCTTTTCAATGTCTCCTCATCCGGCTCTGCCTTTTCCTTTGGAACAGTCAATTCCTGTTTCCCGAACCCGGCAGAAATAACCTCAATCCCGTAATCCTTTTTTATCTCTGCACCCTTGTCATCTTTAAGAGATAAAGAAAGTGGATATTGTCCTTCTTCTGTTTCCATATCAACGCCCGCTAAGGCTGAGTAATAATCAGTGCCCGCCTCCGTATAAAAGCGGATGGGTTTATTGAACAGGCTTCCGGAAATATTATCTTTTCCCGGCTCTGCCTTCACTGTAATAAGAATTATATCCCCCTGTTTTATCTTGTCCGGTTTAACAGATACATTCAGAGAAGGCTCAGCAAAGACAGGGGTTGAATAAAGAAGTGATATGAGGATTAACAAATAAACAACAAGACAGCTCTTCACCATGGTTAATGAGTTATTTCTTTTGTGTTTTTTAGATTCTCAACAGGCCGTCGGGAATTTTTTCCCTGCTGACCGGGCCGAGGACTACAAGGGAGAGGTATTCAGACTTAAATAATTCATCTGTAAGGTGTTGTACCTTTGCAGGGGTTATCTTCTCAATTTCACTGATTATCTCTGCCGGCGAACAGTATTTACCGAGGTACATCTCGTCTCTGGCAAGACGGCTCATCCTGTTGCTTGTACTTTCAAGACCCAGCATTAGGTTACCCTTCATCTGGTTCTTAACCCTCTTCATCTCATCTCTGGAAATCCCGCTCTTTTCTATCTTACGTATCTCTTTCATAACAAGTTCCAGCACCTTTGGAAGGGCCTCGACGCTTGTACCTGCATAAATATTCAAAAGACCGGCATCTGTAAATGATGCAACATAAGAATAGATAGTATAAACCAGTCCCCTTTTTTCCCTTACCTCCTGAAACAAACGGGAACTCATACTGCTGCCAAGGATTGAATTCATCGCGTAAAGGGCATACCGGCTTTTGTGGCCCTGTGGTAATCCCATAGTACCAAGACAAAAGTGGACCTGCTCTGTTGTCTTTTTCTTTGTTAATATTCCGCTTTTAAGTGAAGGTGGAATACGTTTATTTAAGGAACCCGGATTCCTGAATTTCCCGATGCTCTTATTAAGGAGCTTTATAAGTTTTGTAAATTCAAAATTGCCTGCTGCTGATATTACAATATTATCAGGATGATAGTGCCGGCTTATATATTTAATTAATCCGTCTCTCTTCATACCCTGAATAGTTTCAACAGTCCCGAGGATAGACCGCGCAAGGGGATTCCCATCCCATACCATCATGGAGTGCATATCGTGAATGAAGTCTTCAGGGTCATCCTCTACCATCTTAATCTCTTCAAGGATTACCTGTTTTTCTTTTTCCATCTCCTTCTTTAAAAATGCGGAGTGGAGAAAAATATCAGATATTATATCAATACCCTTTGACAGATGTTCATCAAGTATCTTGACATAAAAGGTAGTGCTCTCTCTTGTGGTGAAGGCATTTAGTTCACCCCCTATAGAATCAATCTCCATTGAGATATCATGGGCACTGCGATGAGATGTCCCTTTAAAGAACATGTGCTCGATAAAATGGGACATCCCGCTCTCTATATCAGACTCATCCCTTGAACCGACACCTACCCATATACCGAGAGATACTGATTTTACCGAAGGTATCTGTTCAGCAACAACTCGAATACCGTTATCGAGATGTATTTTTTTGTATTCTATGTCGTGCACCTGAAAATAACCCCATCCCCACCCTAACCCTCCCCTTGAAGGGGAGGGAATAAGGACGTTTAACTTCTATTCACTATTCACCATTCACTATTCACTGCCTTATTTCCCCTTCTCGTCCTCGATACCCCGCTCCTTCAGTGCATCTTTCCTGCTGAGGCGTATCTTTCCCTGTTTGTCTACCTCTAAGACCTTAACAAGTACTTCATCGCCTTCTTTTACAACGTCGGTTACCTCTTTAACCCTGAAATCCGCCAGTTGAGAGATATGGACGAGGCCGTCGGTATTGGGAAGTACCTCTACAAAGGCGCCGAACTCCATGATCTTCTTAACCTTGCCGAGGTATATTTTACCTACCTCAACCTCCTC
The sequence above is a segment of the Nitrospirota bacterium genome. Coding sequences within it:
- a CDS encoding M23 family metallopeptidase; protein product: MLILISLLYSTPVFAEPSLNVSVKPDKIKQGDIILITVKAEPGKDNISGSLFNKPIRFYTEAGTDYYSALAGVDMETEEGQYPLSLSLKDDKGAEIKKDYGIEVISAGFGKQELTVPKEKAEPDEETLKRIKLEEEEIAKIWGIITEGHLWQGNFILPVEGELSEDFGLRRIINGEPRKPHSGVDISASGGAPISAANHGRVIFTGEHFFSGKSIVIDHGLGLFSMYFHLSDILVKEGQPIKKGEVIGKVGSTGRATGPHLHWGMRLNGARVNPASLLDKREK
- a CDS encoding insulinase family protein, whose product is MHDIEYKKIHLDNGIRVVAEQIPSVKSVSLGIWVGVGSRDESDIESGMSHFIEHMFFKGTSHRSAHDISMEIDSIGGELNAFTTRESTTFYVKILDEHLSKGIDIISDIFLHSAFLKKEMEKEKQVILEEIKMVEDDPEDFIHDMHSMMVWDGNPLARSILGTVETIQGMKRDGLIKYISRHYHPDNIVISAAGNFEFTKLIKLLNKSIGKFRNPGSLNKRIPPSLKSGILTKKKTTEQVHFCLGTMGLPQGHKSRYALYAMNSILGSSMSSRLFQEVREKRGLVYTIYSYVASFTDAGLLNIYAGTSVEALPKVLELVMKEIRKIEKSGISRDEMKRVKNQMKGNLMLGLESTSNRMSRLARDEMYLGKYCSPAEIISEIEKITPAKVQHLTDELFKSEYLSLVVLGPVSREKIPDGLLRI